The proteins below come from a single Erysipelothrix piscisicarius genomic window:
- a CDS encoding acyltransferase domain-containing protein: protein MLKKLLKTAQFNDDAISILISQYDNYQYVLETCAKPYTGEKNALPILKLNPQERLMRTLYMLPELKEQYIQRGIDDAIFNASIQDLNYRIERYHKSNDHYGLSDSDVIWLRFMFRFEMFELGSLRYQIFPFSYAEIERSGHDTMHLPQQQKHRFPENTMMLNIHIKRDANLSPQAIDASLKQAHDFFTKTFPEHHFKAFITRTWLIHRGIMALIGDPNSHIVQFGNRFEIIASSHNRYQALERIYGTTDMYEISRMDKTTQLQRDAYKHPEMLGVACGIIEFENFE from the coding sequence ATGCTTAAGAAACTATTAAAAACAGCACAGTTTAATGACGATGCAATTTCAATCCTAATCTCACAATACGATAACTATCAATATGTCTTGGAAACGTGTGCGAAGCCGTATACGGGTGAAAAGAACGCACTCCCTATATTGAAACTCAATCCCCAAGAACGCCTCATGCGAACGCTTTATATGCTTCCTGAGCTCAAAGAACAATATATTCAGCGTGGTATTGACGATGCAATCTTTAACGCCAGCATTCAAGACCTAAACTATCGTATTGAACGTTATCATAAATCCAATGATCATTATGGACTCAGCGATAGTGATGTCATCTGGTTACGTTTTATGTTCCGTTTTGAAATGTTTGAACTTGGAAGTTTGCGTTATCAAATTTTTCCATTCAGTTATGCGGAGATTGAACGGAGTGGTCATGACACCATGCACTTACCCCAACAACAAAAACACCGTTTTCCTGAAAACACCATGATGCTTAACATTCATATAAAACGTGATGCCAATTTATCACCACAAGCCATCGATGCATCCCTCAAACAAGCGCATGACTTCTTTACAAAGACCTTCCCCGAACATCATTTTAAAGCGTTTATTACCCGAACATGGTTAATTCATCGCGGGATTATGGCTTTAATTGGTGATCCAAACAGCCATATCGTTCAGTTTGGAAATCGCTTCGAAATCATTGCTTCTTCACATAACCGATATCAAGCACTGGAGCGCATCTATGGGACAACCGATATGTATGAAATCAGTCGCATGGACAAAACAACCCAATTACAACGTGATGCATACAAACATCCGGAAATGCTCGGGGTTGCATGTGGGATTATCGAATTTGAAAACTTCGAATAA
- a CDS encoding PTS sugar transporter subunit IIA: MFGLFKKNKESYRSFGTGTVLALKDVPDQVFSTKMMGDGYALELTEGKVYAPISGDVTLVFPTGHAFGITDASGVEMLIHLGIDTVELNGKGFNGVVKQGDKVTQGDLLTTVDLDYIRENGKSLVSPFILTSGQSITLLKEGESVTPESEDIFSINA; this comes from the coding sequence ATGTTTGGCTTGTTTAAAAAAAATAAAGAATCATACCGTTCATTTGGTACCGGTACCGTCTTAGCGCTTAAGGATGTTCCAGATCAAGTGTTCTCAACCAAAATGATGGGGGATGGCTATGCCCTTGAACTTACAGAGGGTAAGGTCTATGCACCCATCAGTGGTGATGTAACTTTGGTCTTTCCTACAGGCCATGCCTTTGGCATTACGGATGCAAGTGGTGTGGAGATGTTAATTCATTTAGGAATTGATACGGTGGAACTTAATGGTAAAGGATTTAATGGTGTTGTGAAGCAAGGGGATAAGGTTACCCAAGGTGATCTGTTAACCACTGTGGATCTTGATTATATTCGTGAAAACGGAAAATCTTTAGTAAGTCCTTTTATTCTAACTTCAGGACAATCCATTACGCTTCTTAAAGAAGGGGAATCGGTAACACCCGAGTCTGAAGACATTTTCTCAATTAATGCTTAA
- the pepD gene encoding beta-Ala-His dipeptidase, with the protein MSESVVMKYFREISAIPRASFNEEAISNHLVDFAKGLGLNYIQDELWNVIIFKPATPGYENAPTVMLQSHTDMVAEKNKDSNHDFDVDPIELIIKDGMLYANNTTLGADDGAGVAAVLADSEMGHPALECVFTVQEETGLTGATELDTSMLKSELCIGLDGSGEVETYVSSCGGVRARLAKAVQFEDIDSDTITVSIRGLLGGHSGGEIDQERGNASKIAGIIMRRALDQFDFRVVAAEGGLKMNAITREHDFTLAMKDIEGFKAWFKEMEAGFKEQYEFSDAGLNFTLTEGHTTRALCEADTRRVVDALFMLPYGVIQMSKAIEGLVITSSNIGTVRLDENELEITMSIRATQAFVLDTVMRQVEWIAAQNDLETEFTSRYPGWNYDAKSKLRERTMSVYKELRGQDMETEATHGGMELGIWKGKMPHIDIVSFGPIMFDIHTPDERLDIASFDRTYEFLVALLESLHDFKA; encoded by the coding sequence ATGAGTGAATCAGTTGTAATGAAATATTTTAGAGAAATCAGTGCGATTCCTCGTGCTTCGTTTAATGAAGAAGCAATTAGTAATCACTTAGTTGATTTTGCGAAAGGATTAGGTTTAAACTACATCCAAGATGAATTATGGAATGTGATTATCTTTAAGCCGGCAACTCCAGGTTATGAAAATGCACCGACTGTAATGCTTCAATCCCATACAGATATGGTTGCGGAAAAAAACAAAGACAGTAATCATGATTTTGATGTGGATCCAATCGAACTGATTATTAAAGATGGGATGCTTTATGCTAATAATACAACGTTGGGTGCTGATGATGGTGCCGGGGTTGCGGCAGTTTTAGCGGACTCAGAAATGGGACATCCTGCCCTTGAATGCGTCTTTACGGTTCAAGAAGAAACGGGCTTAACGGGTGCGACTGAACTGGATACATCAATGCTTAAGTCAGAATTATGCATTGGTTTGGATGGATCGGGTGAAGTTGAAACGTATGTATCCTCATGTGGGGGTGTGCGTGCACGTCTTGCGAAGGCAGTACAATTTGAAGATATTGATTCGGATACAATTACCGTATCAATTCGTGGTCTTTTAGGTGGTCACTCAGGTGGTGAAATTGATCAAGAGCGTGGGAATGCTTCCAAGATTGCAGGAATCATTATGCGTCGTGCACTCGATCAATTTGATTTCCGTGTGGTTGCTGCAGAGGGTGGTTTAAAAATGAACGCGATTACGCGTGAACATGATTTCACCTTAGCCATGAAAGATATTGAAGGATTTAAAGCATGGTTTAAAGAAATGGAAGCAGGCTTTAAAGAACAATATGAATTCAGTGATGCGGGTTTAAACTTTACCTTAACAGAAGGTCATACAACTCGTGCTTTATGTGAAGCAGACACACGTCGTGTTGTGGATGCACTCTTTATGCTTCCTTATGGTGTAATTCAAATGAGTAAAGCAATTGAAGGCTTGGTCATCACGTCTTCAAATATTGGGACAGTACGATTAGATGAAAATGAACTGGAAATCACGATGTCGATTCGTGCAACGCAAGCGTTTGTCTTGGATACGGTAATGCGTCAAGTTGAGTGGATTGCAGCACAAAATGATCTTGAGACCGAGTTTACGTCACGTTACCCTGGATGGAACTACGATGCGAAGTCAAAACTACGCGAACGTACAATGAGTGTTTATAAAGAACTTCGTGGTCAAGACATGGAAACTGAAGCAACACATGGTGGAATGGAACTTGGTATTTGGAAGGGTAAAATGCCTCATATCGATATTGTAAGTTTTGGTCCAATTATGTTTGATATTCATACACCGGATGAACGTTTGGATATCGCGTCGTTTGACCGTACTTATGAATTCCTAGTGGCGCTGCTTGAATCCCTTCACGATTTCAAGGCTTAG
- the mscL gene encoding large-conductance mechanosensitive channel protein MscL — protein sequence MKKFITEFKEFAMQGNVIDMAVGVVIGGAFGKIVTSLVADIFTPLISLLTGAANFEDLKWVIKPAVGETPAVVMSYGNFLQATIDFIVIALCIFMVIRAMNKLKKAPKVVEEAPAPKSDEVVLLENILDELKKNK from the coding sequence ATGAAAAAATTTATCACAGAATTCAAAGAATTCGCAATGCAAGGGAATGTGATTGACATGGCAGTTGGGGTTGTTATCGGGGGTGCGTTTGGGAAAATCGTAACGTCACTGGTAGCAGATATCTTTACACCACTCATTAGTTTATTAACCGGAGCCGCAAACTTTGAGGACTTGAAGTGGGTTATTAAACCTGCAGTCGGTGAAACACCCGCCGTTGTCATGAGTTACGGAAACTTCCTACAAGCAACAATCGACTTTATTGTCATTGCTTTATGTATCTTCATGGTTATCCGAGCTATGAATAAATTAAAAAAAGCACCTAAAGTTGTGGAAGAGGCACCTGCACCAAAATCAGATGAAGTTGTGTTACTTGAAAACATCTTAGATGAACTCAAGAAAAATAAATAA
- the recD2 gene encoding SF1B family DNA helicase RecD2, protein MEQTIKGSVETCIFKNEQSGYGIFRIVLFNSNQKPMTIKGPLATLELDSFYEFKGDYVEDLRYGMQFDVIAFKQMLPQHRDFIIRFLSGPNFPGIGQKTATAVVDTYGEDVLDQIREDESFKLDVKGITEAKAEMIVSVIRKQDAQEDAVSFLLAHGLGNKQIIKINKEYGDNAISVIRENPYRLVYDVDGIGFKTADKVAMSLGYALDDPLRVEALVLDRYKTICFGAGDSFITKDKLFDGVRMGDAERVEAAYQELVQSGELVEDGDRLYHRTQYDSEVYVTETLKNFKYTGYDFDLDDLESKIASIESQLRIEFDDTQREAIESFLCEDVMILTGGPGTGKSTLLSGVVTLLQANCPWLHITLCAPTGRAAKRLEELTNVQAATIHSVLKWDLESNKFGMHEENPLETDILIIDEFSMVDTWLLAHILKASEKVKKLLFVGDKDQLPSVSSGFVLGDLIASKVFKTISLERNYRQEAGSEVIDLAVNMNQGLLDVSNYHRDVRVFDSRYGSVKDIVLKVVGEAMQGGYDLSDIQVLAPMYSGPAGIDNLNHFLQKMCNPESPQKAQIMYGTRIFREGDKILQLKNQPDDFVFNGDIGMLVEVEAKRLVVDFDGNFVEYEPSSYINITHAYAMSVHKAQGSEYPIVILVAVRDFYRMLSRRLYYTGATRSSKSLVLVGELDAFHTAVENHHEAKRNTFLTERLQEAFEK, encoded by the coding sequence ATGGAACAAACGATTAAAGGATCAGTCGAAACATGTATATTTAAAAATGAACAATCTGGATATGGTATTTTCCGGATTGTTCTTTTCAATAGCAATCAAAAGCCAATGACCATTAAGGGGCCATTGGCGACTTTAGAGCTGGATTCATTTTATGAGTTTAAAGGGGATTACGTCGAAGATCTACGTTATGGCATGCAGTTTGATGTCATTGCGTTTAAACAAATGCTTCCCCAACACCGTGATTTTATTATTCGTTTTTTAAGTGGACCCAATTTTCCCGGTATCGGTCAAAAAACGGCAACTGCAGTTGTGGATACTTATGGCGAAGATGTTTTAGATCAAATTCGTGAGGATGAGTCTTTTAAACTTGACGTTAAAGGGATTACGGAAGCGAAAGCGGAAATGATTGTTTCGGTGATTCGCAAACAAGACGCGCAAGAAGATGCGGTATCGTTTTTGCTTGCCCATGGACTTGGAAATAAGCAAATTATTAAAATAAACAAAGAATACGGTGATAATGCGATTTCAGTGATTCGTGAAAATCCTTATCGTCTTGTTTATGACGTCGATGGTATTGGATTTAAAACCGCTGATAAAGTCGCAATGTCGCTTGGTTATGCGCTGGATGATCCCTTGCGTGTTGAGGCACTGGTTCTTGACCGTTATAAAACAATTTGTTTTGGGGCGGGTGACAGTTTTATTACCAAAGATAAATTGTTTGATGGGGTGCGAATGGGGGATGCAGAGCGAGTGGAAGCGGCGTATCAAGAGCTAGTTCAAAGCGGTGAATTGGTTGAAGATGGTGACCGTCTTTACCATCGTACGCAATATGATAGTGAAGTTTATGTTACCGAAACCCTTAAGAATTTTAAATACACAGGTTATGATTTTGATCTGGATGATTTGGAATCTAAAATCGCTTCAATAGAATCTCAGCTTCGCATTGAATTTGATGATACCCAACGTGAAGCCATTGAGTCCTTTTTATGTGAAGATGTCATGATTCTCACCGGTGGTCCGGGAACGGGGAAAAGTACCTTGTTATCGGGTGTGGTCACATTACTCCAAGCAAATTGTCCATGGCTACACATTACCTTATGTGCGCCGACTGGGCGTGCCGCAAAACGCTTGGAAGAATTAACCAACGTCCAAGCCGCTACGATTCACTCTGTTCTTAAATGGGATTTGGAATCCAATAAGTTTGGTATGCATGAAGAAAACCCATTAGAAACCGATATTTTAATTATCGATGAGTTTTCAATGGTCGATACATGGCTTCTTGCTCATATCTTAAAAGCATCGGAGAAGGTAAAAAAACTGCTGTTTGTGGGTGATAAAGATCAGCTTCCATCAGTGAGCAGTGGTTTTGTGTTAGGGGATTTAATTGCATCGAAGGTATTTAAAACAATTTCCTTAGAACGAAACTACCGTCAAGAGGCCGGATCTGAAGTTATTGACTTAGCGGTTAATATGAATCAAGGTCTTCTGGATGTTTCAAATTATCATCGTGATGTCCGGGTCTTTGATAGCCGTTATGGCAGTGTCAAAGATATTGTCTTAAAGGTTGTGGGTGAAGCTATGCAGGGTGGTTATGATTTAAGCGATATTCAAGTCTTAGCACCCATGTACTCAGGTCCAGCTGGGATTGATAATTTAAATCACTTCCTTCAAAAAATGTGTAATCCTGAAAGTCCTCAAAAAGCACAAATCATGTACGGGACACGGATTTTTAGAGAAGGGGATAAAATCTTACAACTTAAAAATCAACCGGATGATTTTGTATTTAATGGCGATATTGGGATGCTTGTGGAAGTTGAAGCCAAACGTTTGGTTGTTGATTTTGATGGAAACTTCGTCGAGTATGAGCCATCTTCCTATATAAACATTACCCATGCTTATGCCATGAGTGTTCATAAAGCTCAAGGGTCGGAATATCCCATTGTGATTCTTGTAGCAGTGCGAGATTTTTACCGCATGTTATCCCGTCGACTTTACTATACCGGGGCAACGCGATCTTCAAAATCACTCGTCTTAGTTGGTGAATTGGATGCCTTTCACACCGCAGTTGAAAATCACCACGAAGCCAAACGCAATACATTTTTAACTGAACGCTTGCAAGAAGCATTTGAAAAGTAA
- a CDS encoding CPBP family intramembrane glutamic endopeptidase, with amino-acid sequence MIRNYDVDQGRFEFTPFQVILVVLNYFCGFQYLYPRIGAWVSGTQGVVTPRVAMFIYLFTLISMVAIVYKPLRASFYFFKRNIRTNILPVFRITGLMLLFNIALGLLVQLILGSGVVSANQEAVNEGLRNFPYLNMFATIVFAPIVEEIVFRGAFYQSLRSEKSYRSSIVISCLLFGLIHVLPNMMLTGDLTQLIYLIPYSGMAIFMIMAFEVTGSIWGAIFVHMLNNTFATLTVILPMFLG; translated from the coding sequence ATGATTCGAAATTATGATGTTGATCAGGGGCGATTTGAGTTTACCCCCTTTCAAGTGATTTTAGTGGTTCTAAATTATTTCTGTGGATTCCAATACCTTTACCCACGCATCGGTGCTTGGGTAAGTGGTACACAAGGGGTCGTAACACCGCGTGTGGCGATGTTTATCTACCTTTTTACATTGATATCAATGGTTGCAATCGTTTATAAGCCATTGAGAGCTAGTTTCTATTTTTTTAAACGAAATATTCGGACAAACATTCTTCCAGTATTTAGGATAACAGGTCTTATGCTTTTATTTAATATTGCACTGGGTTTGTTGGTTCAATTAATTCTGGGAAGTGGTGTCGTAAGTGCCAATCAAGAAGCGGTCAATGAAGGGTTGCGTAATTTTCCGTATCTAAATATGTTTGCAACAATTGTGTTTGCGCCCATTGTGGAAGAGATTGTCTTTCGTGGAGCGTTTTACCAATCCTTGCGTTCTGAAAAATCATACCGATCAAGCATCGTGATTTCGTGTTTGCTCTTTGGGTTAATCCATGTCTTACCCAATATGATGCTTACCGGAGATTTAACGCAATTGATTTACTTAATTCCTTATTCAGGAATGGCAATTTTTATGATTATGGCATTTGAAGTAACAGGTTCAATATGGGGAGCAATTTTTGTCCATATGTTGAACAATACCTTCGCAACATTAACTGTAATTCTACCAATGTTTTTAGGTTAG
- the spx gene encoding transcriptional regulator Spx: MIVLYSSPGCASCRKVRQWLKDRNLKFIEKNIFTSVLSEKEIKHLLMRSENGTEDIISKRSKVMQESQLDLEELSMSELITFIQRHPSVLKRPIIMNDKSFLVGYDEEEIDAFLPPELRSANRHSCDPTCPKYGSCSMAMKDDEK, from the coding sequence ATGATTGTTCTTTATTCATCTCCTGGTTGTGCGTCGTGTCGAAAAGTTCGACAATGGCTTAAAGATCGGAATTTAAAATTTATTGAAAAAAACATATTTACATCGGTTCTTAGCGAAAAAGAAATTAAACATTTACTTATGCGAAGTGAAAACGGTACGGAAGATATTATCTCGAAACGTTCAAAAGTGATGCAAGAATCACAACTTGACTTAGAGGAATTATCGATGAGTGAATTAATTACATTTATTCAACGACATCCATCCGTTTTAAAACGTCCAATCATTATGAATGATAAATCATTCTTAGTGGGGTATGATGAAGAAGAAATCGATGCATTTCTACCGCCGGAATTACGTTCGGCAAATAGACATTCGTGTGATCCAACCTGTCCAAAGTATGGGTCATGCAGCATGGCAATGAAAGATGATGAAAAATGA
- the trpS gene encoding tryptophan--tRNA ligase, producing MKKRMISGIKPTGQLTLGNYIGALKPFVASQDEYDLSVFIANLHCVTMPIDPEELETNLRDALAFYLACGLDPQKTDIFLQSDVPEIAQLGFLLSCVTPMGELNRQTQYKDKKDSGVSLSAGFYTYPTLMSADILIHGAELVPVGEDQKQHVELARDTAERFNNRFGDTFKIPEPVIAKVGKRIMSLQDPSKKMSKSDREGDKGVIYLKEDTKKARKKIMSAVTDSIGVVQYDPEHQPGVANLLTIYASLKEISIDDAVKVFEGQQYGSFKKAVADVVCAELEAIQARYHECIESNTLNYVLAEGASRVRPQAQATLHDVQSKFGLDWKRN from the coding sequence ATGAAAAAGAGAATGATTAGTGGTATTAAACCAACAGGACAATTAACATTAGGAAACTATATTGGCGCGTTAAAGCCTTTTGTAGCATCGCAAGATGAATACGATTTAAGTGTTTTTATCGCGAATCTACACTGTGTTACCATGCCGATTGATCCGGAAGAACTTGAGACCAATTTAAGGGATGCCTTGGCATTTTATTTGGCATGTGGTCTTGATCCGCAAAAAACAGACATCTTTCTCCAAAGTGATGTTCCTGAAATTGCGCAACTTGGTTTCTTATTATCGTGTGTTACCCCAATGGGTGAATTAAACCGTCAAACTCAATATAAAGATAAAAAAGACAGCGGTGTTTCCTTAAGTGCTGGATTTTATACGTATCCAACCTTAATGTCAGCCGATATTTTAATTCACGGTGCAGAGCTTGTACCTGTTGGTGAAGATCAAAAACAACACGTTGAGTTAGCGCGTGATACAGCCGAACGTTTTAATAATCGATTTGGGGATACGTTTAAAATTCCAGAACCGGTCATTGCGAAGGTTGGAAAACGCATTATGTCCTTACAAGATCCAAGCAAGAAAATGAGTAAATCAGATCGCGAAGGGGACAAAGGGGTCATTTATTTAAAAGAAGACACTAAAAAAGCACGTAAGAAAATTATGTCAGCAGTGACGGATAGTATTGGTGTTGTGCAATATGATCCAGAACACCAACCAGGGGTTGCGAACTTACTAACCATCTATGCTTCACTGAAAGAAATCAGTATTGATGACGCCGTAAAAGTATTTGAAGGCCAACAATATGGAAGTTTTAAAAAGGCAGTCGCAGACGTTGTTTGCGCTGAATTAGAGGCGATTCAAGCACGTTATCACGAGTGTATTGAATCCAATACACTCAATTATGTTTTAGCGGAAGGCGCATCCCGTGTCCGTCCTCAAGCCCAAGCAACATTGCATGATGTGCAATCGAAATTTGGTCTTGATTGGAAACGCAACTAA
- a CDS encoding biosynthetic peptidoglycan transglycosylase, with translation MRKLIRKLVLMMVTVALVVVGVILFFGYKEYQSVILKKPIDTVLIELKKDEAYTTIDEIPDLALKAMVATEDSRLFTRKSVMDLRAVLRAIVHNIQSRKLVEGGSTIPQQVSKNIYFDHDASFVRKVSEYFVTRDLLLTYTKEEILEMYLNIIYYGDGYSGIYHASMGYFEVLPFELNEGQATLLMGLPQSPSYYALSSNFEAAKARQRHVLNRLVDAQEITAERAEEIYLMDVYGGQ, from the coding sequence ATGAGAAAACTGATACGAAAACTTGTTTTAATGATGGTGACCGTTGCCTTGGTGGTTGTGGGGGTCATCCTCTTTTTCGGATACAAAGAGTATCAATCGGTTATCCTGAAAAAACCAATTGATACGGTTTTAATCGAATTAAAAAAAGATGAAGCGTATACTACAATCGATGAAATCCCTGACCTTGCTTTAAAGGCCATGGTTGCTACGGAAGACTCCCGTTTGTTTACTCGGAAATCGGTAATGGATTTGCGTGCAGTTTTACGTGCGATTGTTCATAATATTCAAAGTCGTAAACTTGTGGAAGGGGGATCAACCATTCCACAACAAGTTTCTAAAAATATATATTTTGATCATGATGCCTCTTTTGTGCGGAAAGTATCCGAATATTTTGTAACACGTGACTTACTTTTAACGTATACTAAAGAAGAAATCCTGGAGATGTATCTAAATATAATCTATTACGGTGATGGTTATTCCGGGATATACCATGCAAGCATGGGGTATTTTGAGGTCCTACCTTTCGAATTGAATGAAGGACAGGCGACGCTTTTAATGGGGTTGCCACAATCACCGTCTTATTATGCCTTGAGTTCTAATTTTGAGGCTGCGAAAGCGCGGCAACGTCATGTATTAAATCGTCTGGTTGATGCCCAAGAAATTACAGCAGAACGTGCCGAAGAAATCTATTTAATGGATGTTTATGGAGGACAATGA
- a CDS encoding YneF family protein, translated as MLTLLSTTGLSITYFVLGLLVGGVVAFFLSKKYFEKQLKENPPINEKMIRAMYMQMGRKPSEAQIRQIMKSMGQ; from the coding sequence ATGCTAACACTACTAAGTACAACAGGTTTATCAATTACTTATTTTGTTTTAGGGTTATTGGTTGGAGGTGTCGTTGCTTTCTTCTTAAGTAAGAAGTATTTTGAAAAACAATTAAAAGAAAACCCACCAATTAACGAAAAAATGATTCGTGCGATGTACATGCAAATGGGACGTAAACCGTCTGAAGCGCAAATTCGTCAGATCATGAAGTCGATGGGACAATAA
- a CDS encoding proline--tRNA ligase: MKLSKSFFYTIREDVRDEDSTSGNLLVRAGYIKKSSSGVYMYMPLGLKVKNKIENIIREEMNAIDAQEMTMPTLIPEDVYVASGRRDIIGTSMFQLDDRFKKPFVLGPTHEELFAQAAQMKIRSYKDMPFSLYQFQTKFRDEARPRFGLIRVREFVMKDSYTFDTDLESADKSYDAMFEAYKRIFDRVGLDYRIVRADTGIMGGLLSEEFQAVTDIGEDILVLGEETGYSSNLEVAENVNRIQSDEPFLSMEKVYTPNARTIEEVASFLQQPVQKFVKTLIYRLDDQYVAVCVLGDRDVNETKLAKLYKATEVELADFENVQKHTGASVGFAGPVGLEIDVVVDKMIEGLRNFTVGANENDHHFINVNHSDFKATHIIDVSNVKEGDPNPDGKGVLTFSKGIEVGNTFKLGTKYSKAMGLEYLDQNNKLQDVYMGSYGIGLGRTLAAVVEQNNDENGIVWPMNLAPFQVAIVVINNKNEEHMAFADDLYQELTQAGLEVILDDRKQRPGIKFNDMDLIGVPLRITVGRDVEHGEVELKERKTGAEQKIKREDILSVLKSYM, from the coding sequence ATGAAATTAAGTAAAAGTTTCTTTTATACCATTAGGGAAGATGTTCGTGATGAAGATTCTACCAGTGGTAACCTACTCGTTCGAGCTGGGTATATTAAAAAAAGTTCTTCCGGGGTATATATGTATATGCCACTTGGTTTAAAAGTTAAAAATAAAATCGAAAACATTATCCGTGAAGAGATGAACGCCATCGATGCACAGGAAATGACCATGCCTACCTTGATTCCTGAAGATGTTTATGTAGCCTCAGGACGTCGTGATATTATTGGTACCAGCATGTTCCAATTGGATGACCGTTTTAAAAAACCATTTGTTTTAGGTCCTACGCATGAAGAGTTGTTTGCGCAAGCAGCACAAATGAAAATTCGTTCGTATAAAGATATGCCATTTAGCCTTTATCAATTTCAAACGAAATTTAGAGATGAAGCACGTCCTCGTTTTGGTTTAATTCGTGTACGTGAGTTTGTGATGAAGGATTCCTATACCTTTGATACTGATCTTGAATCCGCTGACAAGTCCTATGACGCGATGTTTGAAGCGTATAAACGTATCTTTGATCGTGTTGGACTGGATTATCGTATCGTTCGTGCAGACACAGGTATTATGGGTGGTTTACTCTCTGAAGAGTTTCAGGCTGTTACTGATATCGGTGAAGACATCTTAGTACTTGGCGAAGAAACAGGATATTCAAGTAACCTTGAGGTTGCGGAAAACGTAAATCGTATTCAATCTGATGAACCATTCTTAAGTATGGAAAAAGTCTATACGCCCAATGCACGTACAATTGAAGAGGTTGCTTCATTTTTACAACAACCCGTTCAAAAATTTGTAAAAACATTAATCTATCGCTTGGATGATCAATATGTTGCCGTTTGTGTTCTTGGAGACCGTGATGTAAATGAAACTAAGCTTGCGAAATTATACAAAGCAACGGAAGTTGAACTTGCCGACTTTGAAAACGTTCAAAAACATACGGGTGCTTCTGTTGGATTTGCAGGACCTGTAGGTCTTGAAATTGATGTTGTTGTTGATAAGATGATTGAAGGATTACGAAATTTCACAGTGGGTGCAAATGAAAATGACCACCACTTCATTAATGTGAATCATTCTGATTTTAAAGCAACACACATTATCGACGTATCAAATGTTAAAGAAGGCGATCCAAACCCAGATGGTAAAGGCGTTCTTACATTCTCAAAAGGGATTGAAGTTGGAAATACCTTTAAACTGGGGACAAAATATTCAAAAGCAATGGGTCTTGAATACCTAGACCAAAACAACAAACTTCAAGATGTATATATGGGATCTTATGGAATTGGACTGGGTCGTACTCTTGCAGCTGTTGTTGAACAAAACAATGATGAAAACGGTATTGTATGGCCCATGAATCTTGCGCCATTCCAAGTAGCAATCGTTGTTATCAATAATAAAAACGAAGAACATATGGCCTTCGCAGACGATTTATATCAAGAATTAACCCAAGCAGGACTTGAAGTGATTCTCGATGATCGTAAACAACGTCCAGGTATTAAGTTTAACGATATGGATCTCATTGGGGTTCCATTACGAATTACCGTCGGACGTGATGTGGAACACGGTGAAGTCGAACTGAAGGAACGTAAAACTGGTGCGGAACAAAAAATTAAACGTGAAGACATCTTGAGTGTTCTTAAATCTTATATGTAA
- a CDS encoding helix-turn-helix domain-containing protein, with product MMGRPKGGLNNKWTYEDRIKVVTRHIDEHISAAKLSQETGIPKGTINGWIDRFMRDGKEGLKNKKKTGNHFSALHTSKSLTEIERLQLEILKRDIEIARLKKGYQVKGVGVNKEFVTLKDKNSK from the coding sequence ATGATGGGAAGACCCAAAGGTGGATTAAATAATAAATGGACTTATGAGGATCGTATTAAAGTCGTTACACGTCATATTGATGAACATATAAGTGCTGCGAAACTATCACAAGAAACAGGAATACCGAAAGGAACGATTAATGGTTGGATTGATCGATTCATGCGTGATGGTAAAGAGGGTTTAAAAAACAAGAAAAAGACAGGAAATCATTTTTCTGCGCTTCATACGAGTAAATCATTAACTGAGATCGAACGACTTCAACTCGAAATTCTAAAACGAGATATTGAGATTGCACGATTAAAAAAAGGGTACCAGGTGAAAGGAGTTGGTGTAAACAAGGAGTTCGTTACTTTAAAAGACAAGAATTCCAAATAG